The DNA segment CAGATGATGTTTCTTTGTGCATAACTAGCATGCGTAATTTGCTTGAATGTCTAAATATACTACAATGTTATTGCTGGACTCGTTATATAATTAAAGGGGCCTTTTTCATGGTCAATCATGAAAATTACAGCTAAATTTAATAAAATTAATGTCGAATGTATTGTTAAATACAATTTGTATGTTAAATTGCATCGGAAGTCGCCAGTCTCATATAACTTTTTAAAGGCAAACACTATGTCAGATTTTCTGAGAACATTTTTAAACGCTCGCAGCCTGAAAGCCGTAACCCGCGAACTGACTCTGGAACAATTAAATGAAGGCTATGAAAAATTAACAGCCATTGTTGAAGAGCGTCGTGCTAATGAAGAAGCTGTTCGTAAAGGACAAGCAGAACGCTTACAGAAAATTGCTGAATATAAAGAAATGTTGCGTGCAGAAGGTATCGATTTAGCTGATTTAATTGATGCCTCTACCGTAACTGAAAAAACTTCTAAGCGTGCGCCACGTCCGCCTAAATATCAGTACACTGATGCTGATGGTTCTGTAAAAACCTGGACTGGCCAAGGTCGTCAACCAGTGCCAATTCGTGAAGCAATTGCTCAAGGCAAATCACTGAACGATTTTCTGATCTAATCATCCAGATTTGATCTGACATCACCGCACATATTTTATTTATGTGCGGTGTTTTTATTTGTGCGAAACCTGAATTAAAACTGATCACATATCTTCAGACTTATTACTTTAACTATTTGTGTTCATTCTTTACGCGTTCCAGAAGCGGTGCCACAAGATCCATCGGTAAAGGGAAGACAATAGTTGAATTCTTATCAGCACCAATCACCGTCAATGTTTCTAAATAACGCAGCAGTATTGCCTGTGGTTCTTGGGCAAGAACTTTAGCCGCTTGATATAGTTTCTCTGATGCCTGCAGTTCACCTTCCGCATGGATCACTTTGGCGCGACGTTCACGTTCAGCTTCTGCCTGTCTGGCGATCGCTCTGATCATCGATTCTGTTAAATCAACTTGTTTGATTTCAACGTTTGATACTTTAATTCCCCACGAATCAGTTTGCGCATCGAGTGCCTGCTGGATGTCGGTATTTAATTTTTCACGTTCAGCCAACATATCGTCGAGTTGGTGTTTACCCAACACCGAACGTAACATCGTTTGGGCTAATTGACTGGTCGCATTGAGATAATCCATCACTTGAATAATGGCTTTTTCAGGATCAATCACTCGGAAATAGACAACTGCACTGACTTTGACGGAAACATTGTCGCGAGAAATAACATCTTGAGTTGGTACTTCCAGGACAATTGTTCGCAGATCTACGCGAGTTGCTTTTTGTATAAAAGGAATAATGATCACGAGGCCTGGACCTTTTACTTTCCAGAATCGACCGAGTGTAAATACTACTCCGCGTTCATATTCCCGAAAAATATAGATTGCTGATGACAGAAACCACCCAAATACAGCAATAACAATAAAAACTTCCATCCAGGTTGATGTGTAGTCAATAAGCATTTTGAATCTCCTTTTTGACTTAATAGGAAGATGTCTCGCTTAATGGATGCATTGTAGTGATGGGGGAGACATCGGCAATAACCTAAAGAAACAACGCGGTTTTCTAACGATGATAGGGGGTTATTATCTGGCGAGGTTCTCTTAAAAGTATGGTTCGCTGGTGCTATAAAGCAAGTTAAGCACTGAAGCGCTTATTTAATCCGTTCTTGTTTTCCGCCGACTTGGGTTATCAGCATCCGACACGCACGGCATTATTTGTCGGTGATTTTATGGAGCGGGGTCTGGCACAATTAGACGTGCTGGATATTGTCAGAATGATGGTTGAAAATCGTACATCAAGGCGTGCCAGCAGTTGCATATCAGGCAATAGAATCTTTACTCAAGTGGGTTGAATTACCCTAATCAGCGATTCACTACAACGTATCAGTAGATGGATTGTAAATCCGACTTGTATTTTTCCCTTGTTGCTTTGATTGATACATCGCGCTATCAGCGCGACTGATAATCTCGTCAAAAACAGAGTCAACAGATTGAAATTCACTTAGCCCAATACTGATGGTAATAAATATATCGCGTTTACCCGTGTGAAATGGCGTTGTACAAATAGCAGCTCTAAGCCGTTCACTGCAGGCTGTTGCTTCGTCTATCGATGTATTGGGTAAAATAATGCCAAATTCATCGCCACCCAATCGCCCGATTAAATCGACGTTACGCAATTGGGAAAGACATAATTGGGTGACGTGTTTTATTGCCGCATCGCCAGCTTGATGGCCAAACTGATCGTTGATTGATTTAAACTGATCGATATCTAAAAGAAGAAAACAGGTGGGTTGCTGATAGCGTTGAAACTCTTGAAATTTCTCATCCAGTTTTTCCAGTAATTTTCTGCGATTACTGATCCCGGTTAAAACATCAATTTCCGATAAATGTCTTAATTTCATTTCGAGATGGCGTTTATTGGTGACATTACGTGCCACCCAAACCACAGCTCTCTCGTTATTATAAAGCGAGGGTAGTGGTTTAACCCGACCTTCAAACCAGAGACTGCCAACGGGGCCACTTTGTTTATCGATGCTATCTACATCATCCCCCGCCAGAGAATATTCAACGACCATGAGTTTATTATGTTGCAAGGTCAAACGAATTTGCTCTAGAAACCAATCTGCTTTTTCTTTTGGTAAAACATCATAGAGCGATTTGCCAATTAACCCTGAGCCATCATGGTAAAATTCTGAATCTGAACCACCAAAAATATCAGCATAACGACCCGACTCAGTCAGTATAAAGACCAAATCAGGCAGGGCTGAAATAATGGTCATGAGTTTTTCATTCTCTGTAATATTAGTGCGCATATTCAAATCCCTTTCACCAGTCGCATCATCCTGATCATGGATGCCCAAGAACACGTCGATTTCTTGTGCTGTATAAAATGCAATTCGAATGAAAAAGAAAAAAGGCTGTTTACTGTGCAAACTGCATGTTCTGATTGGTATACGAATTAGCATGGATTACTTCATCGGTATCGTCAAATCAAGCAGAGCCATGCGGCAGTCGCGCATCATCTATATAAAGGTGAATCGCGATTAATCGCTAATATCAGTTTCTGTGCACACTTTGATAAGTGTGCACTTTATGATTCATTTGTATCAGTATAAGATGCATGGGTAATGCATCTTTAGCTTAATATAACTAATTATAAAACAAGGATTTGTTTATGCTGTCTTGGTTATCAATATTTTCTACCCGCCGCTTTATTCTCCACTCATCAACATTAATATTACTCGCCATTGTGCTTACAACGGGTTACCGCTTATTTGCACTGGAACAATTAGAGCGTGTTGTTGCTGAAGAGATGAAACTGCATGATGACGCGATTACATTGCAAAATCTGCGTTATCACACAACCCAAATTCAACAATATCTTACCGATGCGTCGTTAACAGGAGATGCTGATGCAATCAGTGAAGCGAAACAGCATCAGGCGTCAACACTGCCATTGTTAGATGAGCTTTCTAAGCTAGATCTCGGTGCTTTAACTGAATTGCTGAAGCAACAAGTTTCGGTTGGGCAACAAATGGTCTCCGCTTATAACCAGGGCGATAAACGCGAGGGAGATCGACTTATGAAGGCATCTGGAATTGGGTTTGATGCAATTTCTGATGAGATCAATACCAAAGTAGAACGCGCGTTATCATTACAAACTGACCGCATGGAGGCATCACAAGCGATTGCTGAGGCGGGTCAGTTGCATATTAGACGTGTCGAATGGGTGAGTAGTTTTTTTCTGATCTTGTTGGCGTTGGGCACGTTGAACCTGATCCGTTTAAAAGTGAATCGTCCATTAGCGCGTCTTATTTCACAATTACAGGATCTGACGGCCGGAGACAAAAATCTGAGCTTCCGTTTGCCGGTGGTCGGTCGGGATGAGTTCGCGAGTGTTGCCCGTCGATTTAACCAATTCCTGACAGATCTCGATCATATTCTTTGTACCGTACAGCAAGTCTCTAGCCGTTCTGGTCAGCAAATGAGTATGTTGATGTCTCGTTCACAAGCGACATTGCAGGATATGGCTCAGGTTCAAGGCAATACAGATGCATTGGCCACAGCAGCTCAAGAGATGTCATCAACAATCCAAGAGATTGCCAATAATACCGAGCAAGCAAAACATGAAACTGCCACGGCCCAACAACAAGCCGATGATGGTCAGGATCAAGTTGGGGAGGCTGTCACGCTGATCCAGAATGTAGCATCTGAAATAGAACAGGCAGTGACCAGCATAAACCAGTTGGATCAACAGAGTGCGCAAATAGGCGACATACTGAATGTTATTCGTACCATCTCGGAACAAACAAATTTGCTTGCGCTGAATGCAGCAATTGAAGCCGCGCGTGCAGGTGAAGCGGGCCGGGGATTTGCCGTAGTAGCGGATGAGGTTCGTCATTTGGCTAACCGCACGCAACAAGCAACAGTAGAGATCCAGCAACGTATTCAGCAACTACAGCAACAAACTACCAATGCTGTCAGTATTATGAATCATACAGCCCAGATCAGTGATAAAGCGGTTGAACAAGCTGTTGCTGCAGGGCAATCGTTAAACACGATAGTTCAAGCCGTAGGGCGTGTTGCTGATTTGAATCTGCAAATTGCGACCGCGGCAGAGCAGCAATCGTTAGTAGCACAAGAAACATCACGGAATGTGGTTAATGTTGCTGACATTGCTCGTACTGCATTTGATGATGCCGGTGCTAGTTTTCGTTTTGCGCGGGAAGTTAATTTCAGTTCCAAAGAAGTAAATATGCTCGCCAATCAGTTCATTGTGAGTGCCGATCATAATGGTGCTGAAGAGCATGATATTAATGAGATCGTGCGTTGGAGCGATGCTTTTAAGGTGGGGATCCGCCAAGTCGATGAGCAACATTATGCGTTATTCAGCGGTATGAATAGTTTATATCAGGCTATCCACGATGAAATTGCTGCAACGCAAGTGCAACAACGCCTAGATGCACTGGTACAGTTGGCGAAAAAACATTTGGCTGATGAAGAGGTGTTAATGCAACAGGCTGGGTATAAAGACATTCATGCGCATAAGCAGGTGCATAACCGATTGCTCGGTGAATTGGATCGTTTACTCAGTCGCTATCATGCCAAAGAGGCTGATATTGAAATGGAAATTGTGTTTTTCCTCAAGCAATGGCTCGTGGAGCATATTTTCAGTGTGGATAAACGTTATGTACCAGAATTACGAGCGGCCGGTGTTAATTAGGCTGGTCTAGATCGTTATTGCAGCAATCAATTTTCGGCAGAGATATTTTGCAATTGAATGATTGAATAGCCAGATAGCATATGTTATCTGGTTTTATTTTATTAATTTATTTTGCAACAAAAAAACCAAGAGTTCAGTAATTTAAACAAGGTAAGAAAAGGCTTAAGCCTCTCATAATCCAATAACGACTGGATTTTCCGTATTTAAGATCTGAATGCGTGCCATATTAATAATACCAATAAACATCATTAATAAGACCCTAGTTGTCGTAACCATTTTTACGCAGGCTGTTATATCTTCCATTCTGAAACCTCACAGATAAAGTTCCATCTATAAGCGCCTATAACAGCGATATTTATCAAATGAGTCTAATTTCGAGGAAAGATTAACGTATAGCGGTGAGTTTAGAGTCTTTGTAGTTGTAGTATCATTTTGTGAATGAAGGTTGCACTAAATATCATCACTTTTCACATAAAACTAAAAGATTGCCGGACTACGATTGTGGTAAATTACACCGTAATTGTGTGACCCGGTACACGTAGAGGATGTTATGAGCAATATTAACCATCAAATTCGTAGATGCGCCAAAATCAATTCAGCCGTATTTGATATCGTATATGAAGATATGTGCCTGAATGATGAGGTAAAAAGCATTCATGCGGTTGTTCTGGCATCTTGCGTTGACAGTAATGGTGAACTGAAACTGAGCCCATGGATCCCTGCTTCATTGGTGCCGCATGTTCACAAAGATGACAATCTATGGTTTGTTACTCTGTCTTTGACGCCGGCAGCGATGAAGTATTTTATTCATAGTGACAACGTGATCAATTTTGAGTGCAGAATTCAGAACGTAGTGACACGAATTTCATTTTGTACCGATCAATTGATCGGCCTCAACGGTTTAAACGGTAAAGAGCTGGTTGACTCTCAACCTTTCCAATATCTTATCAACGAAGATAAGCCAATCGAACAACCTGAACCACAAGCTAAAAAAAGACCGACGCTTTCAGTTGTTAAAAATTGATATAAATTAAATCTGGTCTGATAGATGTCCCATTTTTAATGAGCATTTGTCAGACCAAGGTTGGTTTATAAAAACCAACAAGAACGACAACATTCCATCCTTAATAGAATAAATTGGCTTATTTATTATTGCGACTGGGTTACATGATTATAAGATTAAACCTTAAAGGGCTATCGATAATTTGTTTTTTAATGAATCATCAATATTTGTTACGAAATTTAAATTAAATTTATAGGATGTTCTAACTTTTAGGTGTGATGTGATATACCTGAAATGGCATTAAGTCTTTATGTGTTAATCAAATGGTGTATAAAGGTGTATATCTAAATGGATATAATTCTCACTTATTGTTTATCCATGAAATGTGTTCTTTTTTATTAAACCTTAATGAATCATCTTTAAAAGATCTATATGATTCAGTCAGTATTCCTAGAGCCGAACAACATAGCTTTCTGAGAGCAATATATGCGTGAAACTGATTTTTTAGATGATAATGAAATTAATCCTGAGTTAAGAGCCGAAGCTGCGAAAAAAAGTACCTGGATCAGTGTGTTTGTGAATTGTATTTTAACTATTGGCCAGGTTGTTACAGGGTTTCTCTCTGGCTCTCAAGGGTTAATTGCAGACGGGATCCATTCATTATCTGATTTGGTTGCTGATTTTGTGGTGTTAGTGGCTAACCATAAGAGCCAAAAAGCACCAGATGATGACCATCCATACGGTCACTATCGATATGAAAATGCTGCATCATTGGTATTAGGCGTGTTATTGCTTGTTGTTGGGATTGGAATGTTAATCTCAGCTGTGCACAAAATTCAGCAACCCGATTCTATTGCCGCAGTCCATTCCATCGCATTGTGGGTTGCATTAGTTGCACTTACATTTAAGGAATCATTATTTCGATACATGTTGGCAGTCGCTAAGAAAGTGAAATCCAGCATGTTAGTTGCTAATGCCTGGCATGCCCGCTCTGATGCTGCTTCCTCTTTAGTCGTTGCAATTGGGATCATCGGTAATCTATGTGGTTATAAAATATTAGATCCAATAGCAGCATTAGTTGTTGGCATCATGATTTGTAAAATGGGTGTGGAATTTACTTGGGAGTCATTGCACGATTTAATGGATCGGGCTGCTGACGGGGAAATAGAAAAACAAATCAAAGAAACCATACTTGCTACTGCAGGGATACATGGAATTCATGTGTACTAGTTCAGACAAGATCTGACAGTTACCGATTTTTAATGGGTGTCTGTCAGATTAAATCTGGTTCAAATTCTTTTCTTCCCAGACTTTTTTACCATCAATAAACGTTTCCATTGGTGTTCGGCCACAGCACATTTTTCCTTGATGGGTTCGCTGATTATTGTAATAGCTCAACCAGATGTCCAGATCTGACTGAAGACTATCTAAATCGCTGTACAGCTTTTTCCTGAATGTGACTTGGTAAAACTCCTGAAGGATTGTCTTATGGAATCGTTCGCAAATGCCGTTCGTCTGCGGGGACATTGCTTTTGTTTTTGTATGATCGATATCGTTAATGGCCAGATATAACTGGTAATCGTGCTGCTCAACTTTCCCGCAATATTCCGTGCCTCGGTCGGTCAATATTCGCAGCATCGGAATATTCTGAGCTGCAAAAAACGGTAATACGCGATCATTCAGCAAGTCGGCGGCTGTAATGGGCGTTTTTGTTGTATACAGTTTGCAATAAGCAACTTTGGAATAGGTATCGACGAACGTTTGTTGATAAATTCTTCCGACACCTTTTAGATTGCCAACATAAAACGTGTCCTGTGAGCCCAGATAACCTGGATGCATCGTTTCAATTTCGCCACAGACTTCATCATCCTGCTGCTTGCGTTCCAGCGCTGCAATTTGAGCGTCAGACAGCAATATACCGTCTTGAGCCACCTTGTGTTCCAGCGCCTTAAGTCGTTTTTTAAAGTTCTCTAAATCATGACGTAGCCAGACTGAACGCACACCACTTCCCGAGATGAAGATGCCCTGTTTACGAAGTTCATTACTGGTTCGCTGTTGTCCATGTGCCGGATACTCAATGGCATAATTGATGACAGCTTGTTCTGTCGTATCGTCAGTGCGATTTTTTAAGTTGGGAGCGCGTCGAGATTTATCAAGCAAAGCATCGATACCACCTTCTTCGACCAGTTCTTTATAGCGATAGAAGGTGTCTCTGGATACGCCCATGACTTTACAGGCACGGGAAACGTTATTCAGCTCTTCTGCCAAATTGAGAAGACCTGCTTTGTGTTTAATAACGGGATTGTTACTATGGATCATGAGAGTTACCTCTAGGTTGTTTTGATTAAGGATTCGACACCCATATCAAAACCGGTAACTCTCTTCTTTTCAAACAGAAGTGTCAGATCAAGTCGCGACTAATACAATTCATGATTTTAAAACGCGGATGATGGGCGATCTTGTGATGGTGGATGTTCACCTCGAAGTCGATGGTAATTTATCTGTTCGGGAAGGGCATGATATCGCGTCTAATGCGCGTCAGCAGGTAATGAGTAAACACGAAGTGTTATATGTCATGACGCATGTCGACCCAGTTTGATTGCATGCGAATAAGTTTGCCGCTATTAACGTATCTTTTGTTACGTATAGCGGCAGATTTTTTTGCGAGGTAATTAATTGAAAGTATTATTTTGTCTCTTCTATTAACAGCCAGGCCAGCGTTGACCGATTTCAGCATTACGATACCAACTCATTAATGCTTTGTAATTGTCATCATCAGCTGCTGGTGACCAAGGCGCAAAATCTTCTTCTTTGAATGGCATATAAGGCCCGTGTTTCACTTCAAAGATAACTGCACCTGTATCAAGAGAAAGCACGGCATGCCAGCCAGCAATCGGTGTTTCAATGACAGAAACATCTTCACCTAACACCGCACGATCAATCACTATTCCTGCATCATCAAAAGTCAGAACGATAAAACGGCCACGTAAAGAAGTCAAAAGTTCCCACGTTTGCATATGACGATGTGGACGAATATACGTATCAGGTTCCATCGCAATTGCTAACCGCTGAATCGGATCTGTTAGATCAGTATGAATGTTGTGATTCATACGATTGCGCGGTGATTGTTTTGCTTCTGTGCTGAGCGCGGAAAGTTGGTCAAAACTCAGTTTATTCATGTGATCGGGCACTTATACAAAAGATGAAGGAAACAACGCTAAGGCTAGTACGCTTGCTAAATAACTGTTTCGAAATGTAGATCGCTTGGCGGGAGTAACTCGGTTTTGTTTATGCGATCGTATCGTCGCCAAACTAAACAACCGCCCCAAAACCGAGTCAGGTCTATGTTACCAGTTTTACCTCGAGTCGAGCGCAGACGCATCGAAAAAATCATTTATAAAACCAACGATAAAGAGCATGCCCGTCGTCTGACGGCCATTCTCATGCTGCACCAAGGGCATACTATTTTATCTGTTCATCGACTCACGGCTGCTGCTCGTTCATCCATTCAACGTTGGCTAAGTTGGCATCAGGAATGCGGTATTTCCGGACTTGAAAGTAAACAGCGTGGACGATTTCGTTCTTTGCCATACCACCAAATCAGCCTCATCCTTGAGATGCTTATTCAATTTTCACCCGAAGATTTTGACTATCAGCGCTCTCGTTGGAGTTCAGAACTTTTTGCTTCCTTTATCCATCGTATTTGCCCTGAACATAATATCGCTGCTTCAACGCTCAGCCGTTGGTTGCTCTGGTTTGGAATTGTCTGGCGCAGAGCAGCACCGACACTTCATATCCGAGACCCGCATCGAGATGAAAAAATAGCATTGATAAACAATGTATTACAAAAAATTCCGTCGACGAACCTGTATTTTATGTTGATGAAGCTGACATCGATCTTAAATCCGAAGATTGGTGCTGACTGGATGCGATGTCATAACCAAAAACGGATCCCAACGCTAGGCAAAAATGAAAAACATAATGTTGCCGTGGCACTCAATAGTCAGACAGGAAAAGTGGTTTATACCACTGGAACCAGTAAAAACTCTGTGCTATTCATTCAGCTACTGGAAACGCTAAAACGGCACTATCGTCGGGTAAGGATTGGACAATTATGTGATCCACAAAAGCCAAAAGACGCAGTTATGGCTGACAAACAACCCGAAATTTAAATTGTTATTTCAGCCTGTTTATTCACCTTGGGTGAACCGCATTGAACTACTATGGCATTCAATGCATGAGATGGTCACAAGAAACCACCGATGTCAGGCTATGTGGGAGTTACTGAGAAAAGTGAAATACTTTCTGGATCATGTCAGCCCATTTGCGATAGAAGGACAGAATAAACAGGTGGAGCACAATTAGGATCAGTTATTAAGTCAATTCATGATTTTTAATTGTATTCGATAAAAATGGCCGGGAGACCGGCCATTTTTATCGAGAGTTTACTGTCACTGACAGCAAATCTTAGTATTCAGCGTTACGTGGCGTACGTGGGAATGGGATCACGTCACGCACGTTACCCATACCGGTAACATACACAACCAGACGCTCAAAGCCCAGACCGAAACCAGAATGTGGTACGGTGCCATAACGGCGCAGATCACGATACCACCAGTAATCTTCTTTATTCAGACCCATTTCTGCTAAGCGGGCATCCAGCACGTCTAAACGCTCTTCACGCTGTGAACCACCGATGATTTCGCCGATGCCTGGTGCCAGAACATCCATTGCAGCAACGGTTTTACCGTCGTCGTTAAGGCGCATGTAGAATGCTTTGATATCTTTCGGATAGTTTTTCACAACCACTGGCGCTTTGAAGTGTTCTTCTGCCAGATAACGCTCGTGTTCAGAAGACATGTCGATACCCCATTCCACTGGGAATTCAAAGGTACGACCACTGTTCTTCAGAATTTCGATGGCGTCGGTGTAATCAACCTGAGCAAAGTCTGCGCTGATAAACTGTTCCAAACGGGTGATGGCTTCTTTATCGACACGCTCTGCGAAGAATTCCAGATCATCACGACGTTCATCTAACACAGCTTTGAATACATATTTCAGCAGTTTCTCAGCTAATGCGGCGTTGTCATTCAGATTAGCGAACGCGATTTCTGGTTCAACCATCCAGAATTCAGCCAAATGACGGCTGGTGTTTGAGTTTTCTGCGCGGAATGTTGGGCCAAAGGTGTACACCTTCGACATCGCACAAGCATAGGTTTCTAGGTTCAGCTGGCCAGATACGGTCAGGAAGGCTTCTTTACCGAAGAAATCCTGGTTGTAATCAATGGTGCCTTTATCGGTACGTGGCAGGTTTTCCATATCCAGGGTTGATACACGGAACATTTCACCGGCACCTTCACAGTCTGAAGCGGTGATCAGCGGGGTTGCGATCCACATAAAGCCTTCATCATGGAAGAAACGATGGATGGCTTGCGCGATACAGTTACGCACACGAGTCACGGCGCCCATCATGTTGGTACGTACGCGTAAGTGAGCATGTTCACGCAGGTATTCAACAGAATGGCGTTTTGGTGCCATAGGGTAGGTATCTGGATCTTCAACAAAACCTAATACGGTGACACTGTCAGCCAGAATTTCAAATTGCTGGCCGGTGCCTGCAGATGCCTGAATAACACCTGTAACTTCAACAGAGCAGGAGGTGGTCAGACGCAACACATCATTTTCGTAATTAGACAGGGTATTCGGTACTACGGCCTGAACCGGGGCAAAACAAGAGCCATCATGGATAGCCAGAAACGAAATACCAGCTTTAGAATCGCGACGGGTGCGGATCCAGCCTTTTACTGTCAGAGTCGTGCCAACGGCATGTTTACCCTGCAGCACGTCAACTACGGGAACGTGAGTCATCTGAATTACTTCTCCATTTAATACTTATATTTGGCTTAGCCAAGCTGAAAATGCTCTCATCTTACCTTCGTCGGAAAATGTCTCAAGGCTAATGTAGAACTGAGAGAGTATTTTGTGTCAAAGAGGTGCTTTTTAGCTCAGTCAGCGGTAATTTCACGTTTAATTTATCAGAAATAGACGTTTATTTGTTGTTGGGTAATTTCACCGATAAATGTGTCATTAGCTGGTTAAAGCTTTCATTAACCTGATCGATTTCATCATTATGAACGACAGGAAGACGAGTGGAGATGTCATCGAAATCGACGACATCATCAATAGCCTGACGTAAGTTTTGCAGTCGCAACACGATATGTTTACGCGTGATCGACAACGTCATCAGTAATACACCACTGAAAATGGTTGAAAGCATGATGGCGGAAATCAAAATGTGCTGTTCTACCAGATCGAGCTGTTTATCGAGCGAGTATTCCATACGGATCGCTGCGACTGGCTTCGCGTCAGAAATGGATTGGGTCGGCAAATAATAGGGGATAATGGTGACTATCTGCGTTTTGCCATTATGGCTTGTCGTCAGTTGCGTTGTTTGCCCTTGCAATGCCCGCTTTTCTTGTTCGTCAGAGGGCGCATTGTCGGCAGTAACAGCACCAAAAACATCATTACCTTGTGTTCGTATCCATTTCACGCGGAGCACATTTTTCTGCTCTGACAGTGTTTGCTGATAATGAGTGAGTTGTTCCGGCTGATGGCTGTTACTGATCAGATCTAAACCATTACGGTAATTCTGCAGTAAGGCAGAGACATGCTCTGTGCCCAGTTTCAGCACTAATTCGCGCTCACGAAACGCCTGATATAGCGTAGTACTGATCAGTACCAGTGAAAAGATGACCAACAGAATGAAGCAGATTTTCCCAGTAATGGAAATGCGCATTACAGACTCTCGTTGCCAGAAACTTAATTAGTCTAACAGAGCGCACTTTTCTGTTCGATGTTTTATTCAGTTGTTATTTGTCAAAAAGAAAACCGGAAATGTTGGGCATTTCCGGTAAAAGCGCATCCTGCGATTAACACACACGGGTTGCAACTCAGCATCACCTTAACCCCTTTGTACTTGAAGTTGCTGCATCGTTGACTATGTTCTCTCACCCCAATCACATAGCTGTCTATGCTCATGGGGATTCGATCTCTTGTCGCCTTGCCGCAACGTCAATTACTTTGGGTAGACAGGACGGCATTGCGCCGTCCTTGAAGCAATTATTTCAGATTAGTTTCGTAGTAGTCCTGAAACTGTGGCATATATTTGATGTTTTCACGGATGGTTTCATCCAGTGCGGCTTCCAAAACCTTACCGGTTTTAACCAGTGGGTT comes from the uncultured Tolumonas sp. genome and includes:
- a CDS encoding HAMP domain-containing protein, which encodes MRISITGKICFILLVIFSLVLISTTLYQAFRERELVLKLGTEHVSALLQNYRNGLDLISNSHQPEQLTHYQQTLSEQKNVLRVKWIRTQGNDVFGAVTADNAPSDEQEKRALQGQTTQLTTSHNGKTQIVTIIPYYLPTQSISDAKPVAAIRMEYSLDKQLDLVEQHILISAIMLSTIFSGVLLMTLSITRKHIVLRLQNLRQAIDDVVDFDDISTRLPVVHNDEIDQVNESFNQLMTHLSVKLPNNK
- the asnS gene encoding asparagine--tRNA ligase, with protein sequence MTHVPVVDVLQGKHAVGTTLTVKGWIRTRRDSKAGISFLAIHDGSCFAPVQAVVPNTLSNYENDVLRLTTSCSVEVTGVIQASAGTGQQFEILADSVTVLGFVEDPDTYPMAPKRHSVEYLREHAHLRVRTNMMGAVTRVRNCIAQAIHRFFHDEGFMWIATPLITASDCEGAGEMFRVSTLDMENLPRTDKGTIDYNQDFFGKEAFLTVSGQLNLETYACAMSKVYTFGPTFRAENSNTSRHLAEFWMVEPEIAFANLNDNAALAEKLLKYVFKAVLDERRDDLEFFAERVDKEAITRLEQFISADFAQVDYTDAIEILKNSGRTFEFPVEWGIDMSSEHERYLAEEHFKAPVVVKNYPKDIKAFYMRLNDDGKTVAAMDVLAPGIGEIIGGSQREERLDVLDARLAEMGLNKEDYWWYRDLRRYGTVPHSGFGLGFERLVVYVTGMGNVRDVIPFPRTPRNAEY
- a CDS encoding WbuC family cupin fold metalloprotein, with the protein product MNKLSFDQLSALSTEAKQSPRNRMNHNIHTDLTDPIQRLAIAMEPDTYIRPHRHMQTWELLTSLRGRFIVLTFDDAGIVIDRAVLGEDVSVIETPIAGWHAVLSLDTGAVIFEVKHGPYMPFKEEDFAPWSPAADDDNYKALMSWYRNAEIGQRWPGC